A single Marinitoga aeolica DNA region contains:
- a CDS encoding HD-GYP domain-containing protein has protein sequence MKFLPLNKIKSGMIVAMDIKDFNGNILFKKGTILNEAKINTIKINGIFKIPINEEKDEIKSISESAHVHSFISKKLLDVSFKKVKDIFEELMNTGKVNISKTEEVAINLTQEMQKNFSDKLYVPLKKLKTYDEYLYSHSLNVMILGSLIGLEEGITGDELTELALSGLLHDIGKVKIPLEILNAPRKLSFEEFELIKNHVLYAKELLENSGITDKKIIDGALEHHERYDGSGYIFKKKGKEISYYGRILALADVYDALTSKRSYKDPWPPYKTLSYILSHVNKHFDPLFTQNLVNALGLFPPGMKVMLNDGSEGIIIATNRSNKMKPIIKINDDIVDLLEEKSLRITKIIDYEYIEE, from the coding sequence ATGAAATTTTTACCTTTAAACAAAATAAAATCTGGGATGATTGTTGCTATGGATATAAAAGATTTTAATGGTAATATATTATTCAAAAAAGGAACAATTTTGAATGAAGCTAAAATAAATACAATTAAAATTAATGGTATTTTTAAAATACCTATTAATGAAGAAAAAGACGAAATAAAGTCTATAAGTGAATCTGCCCATGTTCATAGTTTTATAAGCAAAAAGCTTTTAGATGTGAGTTTTAAAAAAGTTAAAGATATTTTTGAAGAATTAATGAATACTGGAAAAGTTAATATTAGCAAAACAGAAGAAGTTGCAATAAATTTAACTCAAGAAATGCAAAAAAATTTTTCTGATAAATTATATGTTCCGCTAAAAAAATTAAAGACATATGATGAATACTTATACTCCCATTCATTAAATGTAATGATTCTCGGTTCTTTAATAGGGTTAGAAGAAGGTATTACAGGAGATGAGTTAACTGAGCTTGCCTTAAGCGGTTTATTACACGATATTGGAAAAGTTAAAATTCCTTTAGAAATTTTAAACGCTCCAAGAAAACTCTCTTTTGAAGAATTCGAATTAATTAAAAACCACGTATTATATGCAAAAGAACTTTTAGAAAATTCTGGTATAACAGATAAAAAAATAATTGACGGAGCTTTAGAACATCATGAAAGATATGATGGGAGTGGATATATATTTAAAAAGAAAGGAAAAGAAATTTCCTATTATGGAAGAATATTAGCTCTTGCTGATGTTTATGATGCTTTAACAAGCAAAAGAAGCTACAAAGATCCATGGCCTCCCTATAAAACATTATCCTATATACTCTCCCATGTAAATAAACATTTTGATCCTTTATTTACCCAGAATTTAGTAAATGCTCTTGGGCTTTTCCCACCAGGAATGAAAGTTATGCTTAACGATGGCTCAGAAGGAATTATCATAGCAACAAACAGATCAAATAAAATGAAACCTATTATAAAAATAAATGATGATATCGTCGATTTACTTGAAGAAAAAAGTTTAAGAATCACTAAAATCATTGATTATGAATATATAGAAGAATAA